GTTGTTAAATGTTTTACattaataacattttttaaaacaattttaacagCACTGTTCTGCTCTACGCAGATGCGCCGtaataaaaaaatctttgaaACAGTGAAAAGGGCAGAATAACAAAGTAATCTTTGATCTGTGATGataattttacaaacaattataatttatgattttttttggttttaatcTTTTACCCTCCACAGCCTCAGAATGAGTATATGGAACTGCATAGAAAGCGGTATGGATACCGGCTTGATTATCACGAGAGAAAGTGAGTgaatcatcttgaaaataaaactctattaaaaactgaagagtttgttcttagacaTGCTAAAACGAAAAATAAATAGATTCATGTTTTGTTGCTGTCGATAGATATGCTCAGACCCTACTCTAGAACGATGAGGTTATTTCCGCATGGAGACGATAGCCGAACGAACTTCATAGTTCTAAGAGTACTCAGAATTAGTGTTGTAACATAACAAAAATGACAGGAAACTTAGTGTAAAATGCGCCTCAACTCAATGATGTGCAATTCTTTATCGTTAGCGAACCAGTCCACACTGGAATGTGCAAACCTACTGTTTTTGCATGTACCCTCACATTTTTGATAACATTTCggtcttgttattttgttgtgtccCACAGGAGAAAGAAGGAGGCTCGAGAGCCCCACGAGAGAGCCAAGAAAGCCAAGATGCTAACGGGAATTAAGTAAGTAGAAAGAAGAAAGATCGGCAACggattttaaagaaaaaggaATAGCATTTGAAGGCCTGgacgactagtgaaatttactactctaCTAGCCACACCAGTCGCCCAGGCTTTAAAAGCATTTGCAGACAAATAATTTTTGACAGTTTGACTGCtgcattattgttttatttaaaaacatgagAATGAATATGAAATGACTTTTCAAAGAACCAAAAAAAGTGtctatttttattgtttgattaAAATGAGAAATCAAGATGCACCGTGTGTGAAAATTAActaatttatttcttctttccTTCAGAGCGAAATTGTTCAACAAGAAGAGACATTCAGAGAAAATACAGATGAAGAAGACGTAAGTGTGATCAGaacaaaacttgtttacattctttaaaattatttattttgtattatatgtATGATTGTGTTATTTTGTATCCCCagggaacaattttattttcaacatGTTATTGTCAATCTTTGGGaaagaaagatgaaaaaaacaaaaacatttcttcTCACTTTCAGGATCAAAATGCACGAGGACAAACTGAACAAGAAGCGCAAAACCGACGAGGTtccagagggcgctgttcctgCGTATCTCCTTGACCGTGAGGGTCAGTCTCGAGCCAAGGTCCTCTCTAATATGGTCAAGCAGAAGAGGAAGGAGAAAGCCGGAAAGTGGGACGTCCCGATCCCGAAGACGAGGGGTGTGTCGGAGCACGAGGTGTTTAAGGTGCTGAAGACGGGCAAGAGGAAAGGTAAAGAAATCCGCGATAGTGACGTTTATTAAGAGaatcccctcgatccactagaGAGAAAGCATTTAGTCctggtgtcccagggaaatctgtccgccTCAGATTTTCTCCCTCATATGAGAAATgaacatgggctgaaggaggacgAGTCAAAAGGGGGTGGAGAATCTGCTGCCACACCGGCCGATTAAAAACCAAGACTTTCTTTTTAATACTGAGAtgtctcccgaattctgaaaatctactccgcggtagctaagaagtctcctgaattctcCATAAATCTACTCGACAGCAGTAGAATAATACAAGACAATTTCTCAAAAGCACATAATcttcctggcaagtagatacacacatggtgttgcctcAAACCAAATTTATTAATCATGCTCTTTTGTATTCGTCGTTTTCTTAAAGGCAAAGCTTGGAAGAGAATGGTGACCAAAGTTTGTTACGTCGGCGAAGGATTCACAAGAAAACCACCAAAGTATGAAAGATTCATCAGACCGATGGTAAGTAAAGCTTTCATGGCAACCGGAGAgttacaaaagaaaagaaagcaaTTAATTTGAAACCTCCTGCCACAATTTTATCCAAGTGGGGCAGACACAGTTTTCAAGATTGCatcagacaaaaaaacaaaacaaggctaaaaggaATGACCTGGTTGTCAGGGACATCAAAGAGATTGTTTAAAGTTTTAGCAATTCTTTCATTTAATTCCAGGGTTTACGTTTCAAGAAGGCCCACGTAACACATCCAGAACTGAAGGCTACATTCTGCCTGCCACTCATCGGAGTCAAGAAGAACCCCAACTCGCCTCTATACACACAACTAGGTGTCATCACAAAGGGAACCATAGTAGAGGTGAGAGGTCATAGGTTATACAGGGTGACCTAGTTTTTTGTTACAGGTGTATATCATGCTCGATATGTTCCTAAACTTTTATCACACTATTTTCCTCTGAAGAACAACTGAGTTTCCAAGCACACCATGCCCATATAAGGCGCCAATTATAAGGTGCCGTCTTGTTGTGCTATTTTTGGATACAAGGGGCCGAATCTACCCCTGAGTTGAGGATGCAAATTTAGTGCACATTTTATTCTAAGTGGAATATTGCAAATTCTATCAGCGTTATTCTactgattgttatttttaaaagtacCAATTATCATGATTAACAGGGAAGGCAGAAGTCTTAAGAAATAGTGCTCCCTATAAATTTTGGAAGGATTGTGTTTTAACTGCCGTTTCTTGACTGTATTTCTGAATTTTTGCTTTTAGGTGAATGTGAGCGAGTTGGGTCTGGTAACACAGGGAGGAAAAGTTGTATGGGGTAAGTGCCATCAAATACACCAAAAGTGATTTTGGAGAATACTATTTGGGGGGCGGAGGGAAGTCAAGTTTTTTTGCCAAAATAGTTAAGCAACACAATCCCCTTGGATTGGGCACTTTGGGCTATAATAAAAGTgcttgttatgaaatgaatatggttggaaagatgtttttaaagtagaatataatattGCACAAAAACATCCCTCAAGATTGTGTGGTTTCTTCACTTGGTGAATTAACACCGACTGCCATTTTGTAAAACTAAACTttgttgactccacaaaattacAGCCCTGTTTCTATCAAAGTGCAACTAACAATTTGACAGGAACATAACAACTTTTGttcccatttttttttgcaggtaaATATGCACAGGTGACGAACACTCCCGAGAATGATGGCTGCATCAACGCTGTATTACTTGTATGAAAAGAAACGAACTGTAGAGAAATGACCGTTATTGAGTTGAGCTTGAGAATCCACAATGGAATCCTGTGTACTTTA
Above is a genomic segment from Asterias rubens chromosome 10, eAstRub1.3, whole genome shotgun sequence containing:
- the LOC117295415 gene encoding ribosome biogenesis protein NSA2 homolog is translated as MPQNEYMELHRKRYGYRLDYHERKRKKEAREPHERAKKAKMLTGIKAKLFNKKRHSEKIQMKKTIKMHEDKLNKKRKTDEVPEGAVPAYLLDREGQSRAKVLSNMVKQKRKEKAGKWDVPIPKTRGVSEHEVFKVLKTGKRKGKAWKRMVTKVCYVGEGFTRKPPKYERFIRPMGLRFKKAHVTHPELKATFCLPLIGVKKNPNSPLYTQLGVITKGTIVEVNVSELGLVTQGGKVVWGKYAQVTNTPENDGCINAVLLV